In Geobacillus kaustophilus, a genomic segment contains:
- the recO gene encoding DNA repair protein RecO, producing MFETCEAIVMRTVDYGETNKIVTLFTREWGKVAAMARGAKKPSSRLSAVTQPLSYGHYVIRRSRGVGVLHQGELIDSMRALREDLFAAAYAVYIVELTDKSTEEQKRNPYLFELLLQTLQYMSEGLDLEILTFIYEMKMLRVLGIPPVLDRCARCGATEGRFSFSVKEAGFLCHRCEASDPHRFPLSSASVRLLRLFFHIDLARLGSISVKESTKMELGAVLSAYYDEYAGLSLKTKRFLQQIGELKDKLSPDGGQGASFSL from the coding sequence ATGTTCGAAACGTGTGAAGCGATCGTCATGCGGACGGTCGATTATGGCGAAACAAATAAAATTGTCACATTGTTTACCCGAGAATGGGGAAAGGTGGCTGCGATGGCAAGGGGAGCGAAAAAGCCAAGCAGCCGCCTTTCTGCTGTTACCCAGCCGCTCTCATACGGCCATTATGTCATCCGCCGCAGCCGCGGCGTCGGCGTTCTTCACCAGGGAGAGCTCATCGACTCGATGCGGGCGCTGCGCGAAGATTTGTTTGCCGCCGCCTATGCGGTGTATATTGTAGAGCTCACCGACAAAAGCACGGAAGAGCAAAAGCGCAATCCGTACTTGTTTGAGCTTCTTTTGCAGACACTACAATATATGAGTGAAGGCCTCGATTTAGAGATTTTGACGTTCATTTACGAAATGAAAATGCTTCGAGTGCTTGGCATTCCGCCGGTGCTGGACCGTTGTGCCCGCTGCGGGGCGACGGAGGGGCGTTTCTCGTTTTCCGTCAAGGAGGCGGGCTTCCTTTGCCATCGCTGCGAGGCGTCCGATCCCCATCGGTTCCCGCTCTCTTCGGCTTCCGTCCGGCTGTTGCGCCTCTTTTTTCATATCGATCTTGCTCGGCTTGGGTCCATATCGGTGAAAGAAAGCACAAAGATGGAGCTGGGCGCCGTATTGTCCGCCTATTATGATGAATATGCCGGCCTGTCGCTGAAGACGAAGCGTTTTTTGCAGCAAATCGGTGAACTGAAAGACAAGCTCAGCCCCGACGGAGGGCAAGGAGCATCATTTTCATTGTGA
- a CDS encoding helix-turn-helix transcriptional regulator — MELNKRQEQILQIVKDYGPITGESIAEKLNLTRATLRPDLAILTMAGYLEARPRVGYFYTGKTGKQLFADKMKKMKVEDYQSIPVVVNENVSVYDAIVTMFLEDVGTLFVVDDESLLAGVLSRKDLLRASLGKQELTAIPVNIIMTRMPNIAVCYKDDPLIDVAEQLIEKQIDAMPVVRKREKGYEVIGRITKTNITKAFVSLAKED, encoded by the coding sequence ATCGAACTAAATAAACGCCAAGAACAGATTTTGCAAATTGTGAAAGACTACGGGCCGATCACTGGAGAAAGCATCGCTGAGAAACTGAACTTGACGAGGGCGACGCTGCGGCCGGATTTGGCCATCTTGACGATGGCTGGCTACTTGGAAGCGCGGCCGCGCGTCGGCTATTTCTATACGGGAAAAACCGGCAAGCAGCTGTTCGCCGATAAAATGAAAAAGATGAAGGTCGAGGATTACCAATCGATTCCGGTTGTCGTCAATGAGAATGTGAGCGTCTATGATGCGATCGTCACGATGTTTCTAGAGGACGTCGGCACGCTGTTTGTCGTCGATGATGAGTCGTTGCTTGCCGGGGTGCTGTCGCGCAAAGATTTGTTGCGCGCAAGCCTTGGCAAGCAGGAACTGACGGCGATTCCGGTCAATATTATTATGACGCGGATGCCGAACATCGCCGTTTGCTACAAGGACGACCCGCTCATTGACGTGGCTGAACAGCTGATTGAAAAACAGATCGATGCCATGCCCGTCGTGCGCAAAAGGGAGAAAGGATATGAAGTGATCGGCCGTATTACGAAAACGAATATAACGAAAGCATTCGTGTCGCTAGCCAAAGAGGACTAA
- a CDS encoding pyruvate, water dikinase regulatory protein, translated as MNQRLVYVVSDSGGETAELVVKAAASQFHASPIQVKRVPYVEDKTTLAEVVALAKMNRAIIAFTLVVPEMREFLLAEAAREGVVAYDIIGPLIEKMSNLFQLTPRYEPGQVRVLDEDYFKKIEAIEFAVKYDDGRDPRGILRADIVLIGVSRTSKTPLSQYLAHKRLKVANVPIVPEVEPPEQLFRVGPGKCFGLKISPDKLLSIRRERLKSLGLNDQAIYANMDRIKEELAYFDEVVKKIGCDVIDVTNKAVEETASIIMKKLKR; from the coding sequence ATGAACCAGCGCCTTGTTTACGTCGTATCCGATTCCGGCGGGGAAACGGCCGAGCTTGTCGTCAAAGCGGCGGCCAGCCAGTTTCACGCCTCGCCGATTCAAGTGAAACGCGTCCCGTATGTGGAAGATAAAACGACATTGGCTGAAGTCGTCGCTTTAGCGAAAATGAACCGCGCCATTATCGCGTTTACGCTCGTCGTTCCGGAGATGCGGGAATTCTTGCTCGCCGAAGCGGCGCGCGAAGGAGTCGTCGCATACGATATCATCGGTCCGCTCATTGAAAAGATGAGCAATTTGTTCCAGCTGACGCCAAGATATGAGCCGGGTCAAGTGCGCGTGCTTGACGAAGATTACTTCAAAAAGATCGAAGCGATCGAATTTGCCGTCAAATACGATGACGGGCGCGACCCGCGCGGCATTTTGCGCGCCGATATCGTGCTCATCGGCGTATCGCGCACATCGAAAACACCGCTGTCGCAATATTTGGCGCATAAGCGGCTGAAGGTGGCGAATGTGCCGATCGTTCCAGAGGTCGAGCCGCCGGAGCAGCTGTTTCGAGTCGGTCCGGGGAAATGCTTCGGCTTGAAAATCAGTCCGGATAAACTGCTTTCGATCCGCCGCGAGCGGCTGAAATCGCTCGGCCTGAACGACCAAGCGATTTACGCCAATATGGATCGAATCAAAGAGGAGCTCGCTTATTTTGATGAAGTCGTGAAAAAAATCGGCTGCGACGTCATCGATGTGACCAACAAGGCGGTCGAAGAGACGGCGAGCATCATTATGAAAAAGTTGAAGCGCTAG
- the dnaG gene encoding DNA primase — MGHRIPEETIEAIRRGVDIIDVIGEYVQLKKQGRNYFGLCPFHGEKTPSFSVSPEKQIFHCFGCGAGGNAFTFLMDIEGIPFVEAAKRLAAKAGIDLSAYELDSRGSDGSRADEAKAMVEAHTLLKRFYHHLLVHTKEGQAALDYLRARGWTKETIDRFEIGYAPDVPDAAVKLLESRSFPLVLMEKAGLLVKKEDGRYVDRFRNRIMFPIHDHRGETVGFSGRLLGDGQPKYMNSPETPIFRKGTLLYFFHEARVSIRKRQEALLVEGFADVISAVQAGVDYVVATMGTSLTEEQARILRRHAETVTICYDGDSAGTEAAWRAAEQLSAFGCRVKVALLPDGLDPDEYIRTGGAGRFAEEIDAARPLMAFKMDYLRRRKNLQEEGDRLRYIEEALREISKLSSPVEKDYYMRQLADEFSLSLSALYEQLSRSKPEQPKPQVNNDGKQAQPALTKKLLPAFQNAERLLLAHMMRSREVALFVQEQVGGRFNIEEHRALAAYIYAFYEEGHEADPSALMSRLPGELRTLASELSLLLVADDVSERELADCIRHVLNHPKWLMLKEKEQEKTEAERRKDFLTAARIAKEMIEMKKMLSSS, encoded by the coding sequence ATGGGACATCGCATTCCCGAGGAAACGATTGAAGCCATCCGCCGCGGCGTTGACATCATTGATGTCATTGGCGAATACGTCCAGTTGAAAAAGCAAGGCCGCAACTATTTTGGCTTATGCCCGTTTCACGGAGAAAAGACGCCATCGTTTTCCGTTTCCCCAGAAAAGCAAATTTTCCACTGCTTCGGCTGCGGGGCAGGGGGGAATGCCTTTACGTTTTTAATGGATATCGAAGGCATTCCGTTTGTGGAAGCGGCGAAACGTCTTGCGGCCAAAGCAGGGATCGACTTGTCCGCCTATGAGCTGGACAGCCGCGGGAGTGATGGCAGCCGAGCCGACGAGGCGAAGGCGATGGTTGAAGCACACACGTTGTTGAAACGATTTTACCATCATTTGCTTGTTCATACAAAAGAAGGACAAGCCGCGCTCGACTATTTGCGGGCGCGCGGGTGGACAAAAGAAACGATCGACCGATTTGAAATCGGCTATGCGCCGGATGTTCCTGATGCCGCCGTCAAGCTGCTGGAGAGCCGTTCGTTTCCGTTGGTGTTGATGGAAAAGGCGGGCTTGTTGGTGAAAAAAGAAGACGGGCGATACGTCGACCGCTTCCGGAATCGGATTATGTTTCCGATTCATGATCATCGCGGCGAGACGGTTGGTTTTTCCGGCCGTCTGCTCGGCGACGGGCAACCAAAGTACATGAACAGCCCAGAAACGCCGATTTTCCGCAAAGGCACGCTTTTGTATTTTTTTCACGAGGCGCGCGTGTCAATCCGCAAGCGTCAAGAGGCGCTGCTCGTTGAAGGGTTTGCCGATGTCATCTCTGCCGTGCAGGCTGGCGTTGACTATGTGGTGGCAACGATGGGAACGTCGCTGACCGAGGAGCAGGCACGCATTTTGCGCCGCCATGCTGAAACGGTCACGATTTGCTATGACGGCGACAGCGCCGGAACGGAGGCCGCCTGGCGCGCCGCCGAACAATTGAGCGCATTCGGGTGCCGCGTGAAGGTAGCGTTGCTCCCGGACGGGCTGGATCCAGATGAATATATACGCACTGGCGGCGCCGGCCGTTTTGCCGAAGAGATCGACGCCGCCCGGCCGCTCATGGCGTTTAAAATGGACTATTTGCGGCGGAGAAAAAATTTGCAGGAAGAAGGCGACCGGCTCCGTTATATCGAGGAAGCGCTCCGAGAAATCAGCAAGCTGTCGAGCCCGGTGGAAAAAGATTATTATATGCGCCAGCTTGCGGATGAGTTTTCGCTGTCGCTCTCCGCGCTTTACGAACAGTTGTCCCGCTCCAAGCCGGAACAGCCAAAGCCGCAGGTAAACAACGACGGAAAACAAGCCCAGCCGGCATTGACGAAAAAATTGCTTCCGGCCTTTCAAAATGCCGAGCGGTTGCTGCTTGCCCATATGATGCGGAGCCGCGAGGTGGCGCTCTTTGTTCAGGAGCAGGTCGGCGGCCGATTTAATATCGAAGAGCATCGGGCGTTGGCTGCTTACATTTACGCCTTTTACGAAGAGGGGCATGAAGCCGACCCCAGCGCGCTCATGTCTCGGCTTCCTGGCGAGTTGCGGACGCTGGCGAGCGAACTGTCGCTTTTGTTGGTCGCAGACGACGTTTCCGAGCGGGAGCTTGCCGATTGCATCCGGCATGTGTTGAATCACCCGAAATGGTTAATGCTAAAGGAAAAAGAGCAAGAAAAGACGGAAGCGGAGCGAAGAAAAGACTTTTTGACGGCCGCCCGCATCGCGAAAGAGATGATTGAGATGAAAAAAATGTTATCTTCTTCATAA
- the rpoD gene encoding RNA polymerase sigma factor RpoD has product MAEKPAQSKQAEAAGESLEQVKEQLAELGKKRGILTYEEIAERLSGFDLDSDQMDEYYEYLAEQGIEVISESDLEADPDIDDLAKEEEFDLNDLSVPPGVKINDPVRMYLKEIGRVPLLSAEEEIELAKRIEQGDEEAKRRLTEANLRLVVSIAKRYVGRGMLFLDLIQEGNMGLIKAVEKFDYRKGYKFSTYATWWIRQAITRAIADQARTIRIPVHMVETINKLIRVQRQLLQDLGREPTPEEIAEEMDLTPEKVREILKIAQEPVSLETPIGEEDDSHLGDFIEDQDATSPSEHAAYELLKEQLEDVLDTLTDREENVLRLRFGLDDGRTRTLEEVGKVFGVTRERIRQIEAKALRKLRHPSRSKRLKDFLE; this is encoded by the coding sequence ATGGCTGAAAAACCAGCCCAATCAAAGCAGGCTGAAGCTGCCGGCGAATCGCTTGAACAAGTGAAAGAGCAACTCGCTGAGCTCGGCAAAAAGCGGGGGATTCTCACCTATGAGGAAATCGCTGAGCGGTTGTCCGGCTTTGATTTGGACTCCGATCAGATGGATGAGTATTATGAATACCTCGCTGAGCAGGGCATTGAAGTGATCAGCGAATCTGACCTTGAGGCCGATCCCGACATCGATGACTTGGCCAAAGAGGAAGAATTCGACTTAAATGACTTGTCCGTTCCTCCCGGCGTCAAAATCAATGACCCGGTGCGCATGTACTTGAAGGAGATCGGCCGCGTGCCGCTGTTGTCGGCGGAAGAAGAAATCGAGCTGGCGAAACGGATCGAGCAAGGCGATGAAGAAGCGAAACGCCGGCTGACGGAAGCGAACCTCCGCCTCGTCGTCAGCATCGCCAAACGGTATGTCGGCCGCGGCATGCTCTTTCTTGATTTGATTCAAGAGGGGAACATGGGGCTGATCAAGGCGGTCGAAAAGTTTGACTATCGGAAAGGCTACAAGTTCAGCACGTACGCGACGTGGTGGATCCGCCAAGCCATCACAAGGGCGATCGCCGATCAGGCGCGGACGATCCGCATCCCGGTTCATATGGTCGAAACGATCAATAAACTGATCCGCGTCCAACGGCAATTGCTCCAAGACCTCGGGCGCGAACCAACGCCGGAAGAAATCGCCGAGGAAATGGATTTGACGCCGGAAAAAGTGCGGGAAATTTTGAAAATCGCCCAAGAACCGGTGTCGCTCGAGACGCCGATCGGCGAGGAAGATGACTCGCATCTTGGCGATTTCATCGAAGATCAAGACGCGACATCGCCATCCGAGCACGCTGCTTACGAGCTGTTGAAAGAGCAGCTCGAAGATGTGCTTGATACGCTGACGGATCGCGAGGAAAATGTGCTGCGCCTCCGCTTCGGGCTTGACGACGGACGGACGCGGACGCTCGAAGAAGTCGGCAAAGTGTTCGGCGTGACGCGCGAACGCATCCGTCAAATTGAAGCCAAAGCGTTGCGCAAGCTGCGCCATCCAAGCCGCAGCAAACGGCTGAAAGACTTTTTAGAGTGA
- the cccA gene encoding cytochrome c550 — protein MNRNPLIPFFIIMAFGIVLTFVLSFKGLGDAKEMAKEKKGGEKTEQTAEFNPEQFYQQTCSSCHGQNYEGGVGPSLKGVGQRLSMDQIKDVIQHGRGNMPPGLVPADKADAMAKWLAGLK, from the coding sequence ATGAACCGCAATCCGCTCATCCCGTTTTTCATCATCATGGCATTCGGGATTGTGCTGACGTTTGTCTTGTCGTTTAAAGGGCTAGGCGATGCGAAGGAAATGGCCAAAGAGAAAAAAGGCGGCGAAAAAACGGAACAAACGGCCGAATTCAACCCAGAGCAGTTTTACCAACAAACGTGCTCTAGCTGTCACGGCCAAAACTATGAAGGCGGCGTCGGTCCATCGTTGAAAGGGGTCGGGCAACGGCTGTCGATGGACCAAATTAAAGACGTCATCCAACACGGGCGCGGCAACATGCCGCCAGGGCTTGTGCCGGCGGATAAAGCCGATGCCATGGCGAAATGGCTCGCCGGTTTAAAATAA
- a CDS encoding tRNA (adenine(22)-N(1))-methyltransferase codes for MNEFRLSKRLETVASFIPKGAVLADIGSDHAYLPCYACLHGCASKAIAGEVADGPFRLAQQQVEKSGLSHLISVRKGDGLSVLAPKEADCITIAGMGGALIARILGDGKEKLDGVKRLILQPNVGAELVRRWLLDHGWELIAERILKEEGQIYEVLVAEPGVPRRPYRHLEAELLLGPFLRRENSEVFREKWKREIENWKRIIADLTAKGQSEAAERKKRELERKVQLVEEAML; via the coding sequence ATGAATGAATTTCGCTTGTCGAAACGGCTGGAAACGGTCGCCTCATTCATTCCTAAAGGGGCGGTGCTTGCTGACATTGGGTCGGATCATGCGTATTTGCCTTGCTATGCCTGCTTGCACGGCTGCGCATCAAAAGCCATTGCCGGCGAGGTGGCGGACGGACCGTTCCGCCTAGCGCAGCAGCAAGTCGAGAAGTCCGGGCTTTCTCATCTCATTTCCGTGCGAAAAGGAGACGGGCTTTCGGTTCTCGCTCCAAAAGAGGCGGACTGCATCACGATCGCCGGCATGGGTGGGGCGCTGATCGCCCGCATTTTGGGCGACGGAAAGGAAAAGCTTGACGGCGTCAAACGGCTCATTTTGCAGCCAAACGTTGGCGCGGAACTTGTTCGCCGTTGGCTTCTTGATCATGGGTGGGAATTGATTGCCGAACGCATTTTGAAGGAAGAGGGGCAAATTTATGAAGTGCTCGTCGCCGAGCCCGGCGTCCCCCGACGGCCGTATCGCCATCTCGAGGCGGAGCTGCTCCTTGGACCGTTTTTGCGCCGGGAAAACAGCGAGGTGTTCCGCGAGAAGTGGAAGCGCGAGATTGAAAATTGGAAACGGATCATCGCTGATTTGACGGCCAAAGGGCAAAGCGAAGCGGCTGAGCGGAAAAAGCGCGAACTGGAGAGAAAAGTTCAATTGGTAGAGGAGGCGATGCTATGA
- a CDS encoding Nif3-like dinuclear metal center hexameric protein codes for MSRVPYGYEIIQLLEQLAPKQLAMEGDRSGLQIGTLNKPVKKVMIALDVLEDVVVEAIDQQVDLIIAHHPPLYRPLKQLLTDEGHGRMIAACIKHDIAVYAAHTNLDVADGGLNDWLAEALGLQETTVLVPTYTEALKKLVVYVPVTHAEVVRKALGDAGAGHIGRYSHCTFNSRGVGTFLPEEGARPFIGEQGRLEEVEEVRIETIVPASLERQAIQAMLSVHPYEEVAYDIYPLDNGGRRFGLGRIGRLPHPVTLGAFAEQVKAAFSVPAVRVVGRLDDLVQTVAVLGGDGNKFVSAAKAAGADVYVTGDVYYHTAHDAQALGLHIIDPGHNVEKIMKEGVTRYLTAELAKRQWEAEVIASSVYTDPFQFV; via the coding sequence ATGAGCCGCGTTCCGTACGGCTATGAAATCATTCAGCTTCTTGAGCAGCTTGCTCCGAAACAGTTGGCGATGGAAGGGGATCGGAGCGGTCTGCAAATCGGGACGCTAAACAAGCCGGTCAAAAAAGTGATGATCGCTCTTGATGTGCTCGAAGATGTCGTTGTCGAAGCGATCGATCAGCAAGTGGATTTAATCATCGCCCACCACCCGCCGCTGTACCGCCCGCTGAAGCAGCTGCTGACGGATGAGGGGCACGGGCGGATGATCGCCGCGTGCATCAAGCATGACATTGCGGTGTACGCCGCCCATACGAATTTGGATGTGGCCGATGGCGGTCTGAACGATTGGCTGGCCGAGGCGCTCGGTCTCCAAGAGACGACAGTGCTTGTGCCGACGTATACGGAAGCGTTGAAAAAGCTCGTTGTCTATGTGCCGGTGACGCATGCTGAGGTGGTGCGGAAGGCCTTAGGCGATGCCGGCGCCGGGCATATTGGCCGCTACAGCCATTGCACGTTCAACAGCCGCGGCGTCGGCACGTTTTTGCCGGAGGAAGGGGCGCGGCCGTTCATCGGCGAGCAAGGGCGGCTCGAGGAAGTTGAGGAAGTGCGCATCGAAACGATCGTGCCGGCCTCTCTTGAACGGCAAGCGATTCAGGCGATGCTGTCTGTTCATCCGTATGAGGAAGTGGCATATGATATCTATCCGCTTGACAACGGAGGCCGCCGCTTCGGGCTTGGGCGCATTGGCCGGCTGCCGCATCCGGTGACGCTTGGCGCTTTCGCCGAGCAGGTGAAAGCGGCGTTTTCCGTTCCGGCGGTGCGCGTCGTGGGCCGGCTGGACGATCTCGTGCAAACGGTCGCGGTGCTTGGCGGCGACGGAAACAAGTTTGTCAGCGCAGCCAAGGCGGCTGGCGCGGACGTGTACGTGACCGGCGATGTGTATTATCATACCGCCCATGACGCCCAAGCGCTCGGCCTTCATATCATCGACCCAGGCCATAATGTAGAAAAAATCATGAAAGAAGGCGTAACCCGTTACTTAACCGCTGAGCTCGCGAAACGTCAATGGGAGGCGGAAGTGATCGCTTCTAGCGTCTATACCGATCCGTTTCAGTTCGTATGA
- a CDS encoding 4-hydroxy-3-methylbut-2-enyl diphosphate reductase, with the protein MEVIKITPRGYCYGVVDAMVIARNAALDPSLPRPIYILGMIVHNKHVTDAFAEEGIITLDGENRLEILEKIDHGTVIFTAHGVSPEVKKRALEKGLVTIDATCPDVTKTHRLIEQKLADGYDIIYIGKKGHPEPEGAVGINPERIHLVETIDDVERLSIHNERIMVTNQTTMSQWDVADIMAKVKEKYPHVEMHKEICLATQLRQEAVAEQAKEADVTIVVGDPRSNNSNRLAQVSEEIAGTKAYRVADVTEIDINWIKDAKKVAVTAGASTPTPITKEVIDFLEQFDPNDPSTWKRERKVPLQKILPKVKTKKEE; encoded by the coding sequence ATGGAAGTGATTAAAATTACCCCTCGCGGGTATTGCTACGGGGTGGTCGATGCAATGGTCATCGCCCGCAACGCGGCGTTGGACCCATCTTTGCCGCGTCCGATTTACATTCTCGGCATGATTGTCCATAATAAGCACGTCACGGACGCGTTTGCCGAAGAAGGCATCATCACGCTCGATGGAGAAAACCGTTTGGAAATTTTGGAAAAAATTGACCATGGCACCGTCATTTTCACCGCCCACGGCGTCTCACCGGAAGTGAAAAAACGAGCGCTCGAAAAGGGACTTGTCACGATTGATGCGACATGCCCCGATGTGACAAAAACGCATCGGCTCATCGAACAAAAGCTCGCCGATGGCTACGATATCATATATATCGGCAAAAAAGGACACCCGGAACCGGAAGGAGCGGTCGGCATCAATCCGGAAAGGATCCATCTTGTAGAAACTATCGATGATGTCGAACGGCTGTCCATTCACAATGAGCGCATCATGGTGACGAACCAAACGACGATGAGCCAATGGGACGTCGCCGACATCATGGCGAAAGTGAAAGAAAAATACCCGCACGTGGAAATGCATAAAGAAATTTGCCTCGCCACCCAGCTTCGACAAGAGGCGGTCGCTGAGCAGGCGAAGGAAGCCGATGTGACGATCGTCGTCGGCGACCCGCGCAGCAACAACTCGAACCGCCTCGCCCAAGTATCGGAAGAGATCGCCGGCACGAAGGCGTATCGCGTCGCCGATGTAACGGAAATCGATATCAACTGGATTAAAGATGCGAAAAAAGTCGCTGTCACCGCCGGCGCCTCCACTCCGACGCCGATTACGAAAGAAGTGATCGATTTTTTGGAGCAGTTTGACCCGAACGACCCGTCGACATGGAAGCGGGAACGGAAAGTGCCGCTGCAAAAAATTTTGCCGAAAGTGAAAACAAAGAAGGAAGAGTGA
- the vrrA gene encoding VrrA/YqfQ family protein, with product MRYSRPPMMPSPFAGRPPAPFARMPAPPFGPSGPSGPGGFLARLFSRGQPPAAASSPWGLPMLPNAANTAASNTGGGLVGMLNNVQKMLGIAQNVMPMVQQYGPLIRNLPAMIRIFRELKPADEGEGETTSESAPANETKQKPAAKAPKKRSVPQAKREEPQEKETPAAPKPSKPKLYI from the coding sequence ATGAGATACAGCCGGCCCCCGATGATGCCTTCTCCGTTTGCCGGAAGGCCGCCAGCCCCGTTCGCCCGCATGCCGGCGCCGCCTTTTGGCCCCAGCGGCCCCAGCGGCCCCGGCGGCTTCTTGGCTCGCTTGTTTTCGCGCGGGCAGCCGCCGGCTGCTGCGTCATCTCCGTGGGGGCTGCCGATGCTGCCCAACGCTGCTAACACCGCCGCATCCAACACGGGCGGCGGCTTGGTTGGCATGTTAAACAACGTGCAAAAAATGCTCGGCATCGCGCAAAATGTCATGCCGATGGTGCAGCAGTATGGACCGCTCATCCGCAATCTTCCGGCGATGATCCGCATTTTCCGCGAGCTGAAACCGGCCGACGAAGGGGAAGGCGAAACAACGTCGGAAAGCGCACCGGCCAACGAAACGAAACAAAAGCCGGCCGCCAAGGCGCCAAAAAAACGCTCCGTTCCGCAGGCAAAGCGCGAAGAGCCGCAGGAAAAAGAAACACCGGCCGCCCCGAAGCCGTCCAAGCCGAAACTGTATATCTAG
- a CDS encoding DEAD/DEAH box helicase: MIETQFTRFPFQPFIIEAIKALRFYKPTEIQERIIPGALRGESMVGQSQTGTGKTHAYLLPIIEKIKPEHAEVQAVITAPTRELATQIYHETLKITKFCPKDRMIVARCLIGGTDKQKALEKLNVQPHIVIGTPGRINDFIREQALNVHTAHILVVDEADLMLDMGFITDVDQIAARMPKDLQMLVFSATIPEKLKPFLKKYMENPTFVHVDPKQTANENIEHVLIPLRGREKTKLLHDVLLSYNPYLAIVFVNTRKMADEVADRLAEQGLKVGVLHGDLTPRERRKMMNLIRDLEFQYVVATDLAARGIDIEGVSHVINYELPDDLQFYIHRAGRTARAGYSGIAATIYEPSDQDAIARLEKMGISFVHRDFVGGEWKELPPWNRRSKRAGEKDDELALLFAKLKKTKQVKPGYKKKLRAELEKKKKRLGRFKKS; encoded by the coding sequence ATGATAGAAACGCAGTTCACTCGTTTTCCGTTTCAACCGTTTATCATTGAAGCGATCAAGGCGCTTCGTTTTTATAAACCGACGGAAATTCAAGAGCGCATCATTCCGGGGGCGCTGCGCGGCGAAAGCATGGTCGGCCAATCGCAAACCGGAACGGGAAAAACACATGCGTACTTATTGCCGATCATTGAAAAAATCAAACCGGAACATGCCGAAGTGCAAGCCGTCATCACGGCGCCGACGCGCGAATTAGCGACGCAAATTTACCACGAAACGCTGAAAATCACGAAGTTTTGCCCGAAAGATCGAATGATCGTCGCCCGTTGCTTGATCGGCGGGACGGATAAGCAAAAAGCGCTCGAAAAGCTCAACGTGCAGCCGCATATTGTCATCGGCACGCCAGGGCGCATCAACGATTTCATCCGCGAGCAGGCGCTTAATGTGCATACAGCGCACATCCTTGTCGTCGATGAAGCCGACTTGATGCTTGATATGGGCTTTATCACGGATGTCGACCAAATTGCCGCCCGGATGCCGAAAGACTTGCAAATGCTCGTCTTTTCAGCGACGATTCCGGAAAAGCTGAAGCCGTTTTTGAAAAAATATATGGAAAACCCGACCTTTGTCCACGTCGATCCGAAACAGACGGCGAACGAAAACATTGAACATGTGCTCATCCCGCTGCGCGGACGCGAGAAAACAAAACTTCTTCATGATGTGCTCCTCAGCTACAACCCGTATTTGGCCATCGTATTTGTCAACACAAGGAAAATGGCTGACGAGGTCGCCGACCGTCTCGCTGAGCAAGGGTTGAAAGTCGGCGTGCTGCACGGCGATTTGACGCCGCGTGAGCGGAGAAAGATGATGAATCTCATCCGCGATTTGGAGTTTCAATATGTCGTCGCGACCGATTTGGCGGCGCGCGGCATCGATATTGAAGGCGTCAGCCACGTCATCAACTACGAGCTGCCTGATGATCTGCAGTTTTATATTCACCGCGCCGGACGGACGGCGCGCGCCGGCTATAGCGGCATTGCGGCAACGATTTACGAGCCGTCTGACCAAGATGCGATTGCTCGATTGGAAAAAATGGGGATTTCGTTTGTTCACCGTGATTTCGTGGGCGGCGAATGGAAGGAGCTGCCGCCGTGGAACCGGCGAAGCAAGCGGGCGGGCGAAAAGGATGACGAACTGGCGTTGCTTTTCGCCAAACTGAAAAAAACGAAGCAAGTGAAGCCGGGCTACAAAAAAAAGCTGCGCGCGGAGCTGGAGAAGAAGAAAAAGCGGCTTGGCCGCTTCAAAAAATCATAA